In Scophthalmus maximus strain ysfricsl-2021 chromosome 5, ASM2237912v1, whole genome shotgun sequence, a single window of DNA contains:
- the prmt5 gene encoding protein arginine N-methyltransferase 5 isoform X2 yields MPLFHSRFRREFELGPAKSRAGAQTRSDLLLCGRDWNTLIVGKLSQWIDADSEIKTERRNSEAALAQELNFSAYLGLPVLMIPLKGPHNANLARVLLNHIQTGHHTSNFWIRVPLMASEDMREDLIENEPTTCTDDTSVDEKTWSWWHSLRTLCDYNKRICLAIEVAADMPSDAVIDKWLGEPIKAAILPTSIFLTNKKGFPVLSKAHQRIIFRLFKLEAQFIFTGTSRHTDKDFRSYLQYLEYLNQNRPAPNAYELFAKGYEDYLQSPLQPLMDNLESQTYEVFEKDPIKYSQYQQAVYKCLLDRVPEDEKDTNVQVLMVLGAGRGPLVNASLRAARQADRKLKIYAVEKNPNAVITLENWRFEEWGEQVTVVSCDMREWAAPEKADIIVSELLGSFGDNELSPECLDGAQHFLKDDGVSIPSSYTSFLAPLSSSKLYNEVRNCRERDKDPECHFETPYVVRLHNFHQLAEPKACFTFKHPTTDMNNNRYQCLRFSVGCNTVLHGFAGYFETTLYKDVTLSIKPETHSPGMFSWFPILFPLKQPISIARDDDVTVRFWRCNNGKKVWYEWAVTEPSCSAIHNPAGRSYTIGL; encoded by the exons ATGCCCCTGTTCCACTCGAGGTTCAGGAGAGAGTTCGAGTTGGGACCCGCGAAGTCCCGAGCCGGTGCTCAGACCCGGTCCgacctgctgctgtgtggaaGAG ATTGGAATACTCTCATTGTTGGGAAGCTCTCTCAATGGATCGACGCAGATTCAGAAATCAAGACGGAACGCAGAAACTCGGAGGCG gCTCTGGCGCAGGAGCTAAACTTCTCAGCCTATCTGGGTCTGCCTGTGCTCATGATTCCTCTGAAGGGCCCTCATAATGCCAATCTAGCCCGTGTGCTCCTGAACCACATCCAAACTGGACACCACACCTCCAAT TTCTGGATTCGTGTCCCGCTGATGGCGTCTGAAGACATGCGGGAAGATCTGATTGAGAACGAACCGACCACTTGCACCGATGACACAAGCGTGGATGAGAAGACCTGGAGCTG GTGGCACTCCCTCAGAACCCTTTGTGATTACAACAAGAGGATCTGTCTCG CCATTGAAGTTGCAGCAGACATGCCGTCAGATGCCGTCATAGATAAATGGCTCGGGGAACCCATCAAAGCTGCCATACTTCCCACCAGCATCTTCTTAACTAACAAGAAGGGCTTCCCCGTTCTGTCAAAAGCCCACCAGCGAATAATCTTCCGTCTTTTCAAG TTGGAGGCCCAGTTCATCTTCACAGGCACCAGTCGGCACACTGACAAGGACTTCCGATCCTACCTGCAGTACCTGGAATACCTCAACCAGAACCGGCCCGCACCCAACGCGTATGAGCTCTTTGCCAAGGGCTACGAAGACTACCTACAGTCTCCCCTCCAG CCCCTCATGGACAACCTGGAGTCTCAGACATATGAAGTGTTTGAGAAGGATCCTATTAAATATTCACAGTACCAACAA GCTGTGTATAAATGTCTTCTTGACAGAGTTCCAGAGGATGAGAAAGACACAAATGTCCA GGTGCTGATGGTTTTGGGAGCGGGGAGGGGTCCCCTGGTCAACGCGTCGCTGCGTGCTGCCAGACAGGCGGACAGGAAGCTGAAGATATACGCTGTGGAGAAAAATCCCAATGCTGTTATCAC GCTGGAGAATTGGCGCTTTGAGGAGTGGGGTGAACAGGTGACCGTGGTGTCGTGTGACATGCGGGAGTGGGCAGCACCTGAGAAAGCCGACATCATTGTCAGCGAGCTGCTTGGATCATTCGGTGACAATGAGCTCTCTCCTGAATGCTTAGATGGAGCGCAGCACTTCCTCAAAg ATGACGGAGTCAGCATCCCCTCTTCCTACACGTCCTTCCTggctcctctgtcctcctccaagCTGTACAACGAAGTACGGAACTGCCGGGAACGTGACAAGGACCCAGAGTGCCACTTTGAAACGCCCTACGTTGTTCGCCTCCACAACTTTCACCAGTTGGCTGAACCCAAAGCGTGCTTCACCTTCAAACACCCCACAACAG ACATGAACAATAACCGGTATCAGTGCCTCAGATTCTCAGTGGGTTGTAACACGGTGCTCCACGGCTTTGCCGGCTACTTTGAAACCACGCTGTACAAAGATGTCACACTCA GTATAAAACCAGAGACACATTCACCTGGAATGTTCTCCTGGTTCCCCATCCTCTTCCCCCTCAAA CAACCCATCTCCATAGCCCGGGATGATGACGTTACAGTGAGATTCTGGCGCTGCAACAATGGGAAGAAGGTGTGGTACGAATGGGCCGTGACCGAGCCCTCCTGCTCCGCCATCCACAACCCAGCAGGACGCTCCTACACCATCGgcctgtga
- the psmb11a gene encoding proteasome subunit beta type-11a: protein MALEDICSFKDTPGKWFSASSLEGTFSSFRTTDYNSFGLRRREKCETTRGAPLHFFIPNTAPFNHRPFPPANQSVKVRRPFPLSHGTTTLGFIFQGGVIAAADTRASAGGLVACPAVHKITPIHSHLVVTSSGSGADCMLWERILTREIRLYQLRYRRRLSILGTAKLLSFMLHPFKGTDVCVALTLCGWDKEAGNADCENRSQASSFLTGDSSSSAVSTQGVTAMTCSASPIGGPKLIYVCSDGARLQGDVISVGSGSPYAYGILDSGLKWSLSKEESISLARQAVFRATHRDAYSGNNVDLFHITAQGWKQRQREDLKEEYYRDLERRDRKQ, encoded by the coding sequence ATGGCTTTAGAAGATATTTGCAGTTTCAAGGACACTCCTGGGAAGTGGTTTTCTGCTTCATCGTTGGAAGGCACATTCTCATCTTTTCGTACGACTGACTATAACAGCTTCGGATTGAGGAGACGTGAAAAATGTGAGACCACACGTGGGGCCCCACTACACTTTTTCATCCCCAACACTGCTCCTTTCAACCACAGACCTTTTCCCCCAGCCAACCAGTCAGTGAAGGTCCGCAGgcctttccctctgtctcatgGAACAACAACTCTTGGTTTCATTTTCCAAGGTGGGGTCATCGCCGCTGCAGACACTCGTGCCAGTGCTGGGGGGCTTGTTGCATGCCCAGCCGTTCATAAGATTACCCCTATTCACTCCCACTTGGTGGTCACCTCGTCTGGTAGTGGGGCAGACTGCATGCTGTGGGAGCGAATTTTGACCAGAGAGATCAGACTCTACCAACTGCGATACAGACGCCGCCTGTCAATACTAGGCACTGCTAAACTGTTATCATTTATGCTGCACCCCTTTAAAGGGACTGACGTGTGTGTGGCCCTCACCCTGTGTGGCTGGGACAAGGAAGCAGGCAACGCTGACTGTGAAAACAGGTCACAAGCCTCATCCTTTCTGACTGGTGATAGCTCCTCATCCGCTGTCAGTACTCAAGGTGTTACCGCAATGACATGTTCTGCCTCCCCTATTGGCGGCCCAAAGCTGATATACGTGTGCAGCGATGGAGCCCGACTGCAGGGGGATGTCATTTCCGTGGGCTCAGGTTCTCCCTATGCTTATGGAATCCTGGACAGCGGACTGAAGTGGAGCCTGAGCAAAGAGGAGTCCATCTCCTTGGCCAGACAAGCTGTGTTCAGAGCCACTCACAGGGACGCCTACTCGGGAAACAACGTGGACCTCTTCCACATCACAGCTCAGGGATGGAagcaaagacagagggaggacctGAAAGAGGAATATTATAGAGAcctggagaggagggacagaaaaCAGTGA
- the prmt5 gene encoding protein arginine N-methyltransferase 5 isoform X1: MASGSTGGRVSCGRDLNCVPEVSDTLAVVAKLGFDFLCMPLFHSRFRREFELGPAKSRAGAQTRSDLLLCGRDWNTLIVGKLSQWIDADSEIKTERRNSEAALAQELNFSAYLGLPVLMIPLKGPHNANLARVLLNHIQTGHHTSNFWIRVPLMASEDMREDLIENEPTTCTDDTSVDEKTWSWWHSLRTLCDYNKRICLAIEVAADMPSDAVIDKWLGEPIKAAILPTSIFLTNKKGFPVLSKAHQRIIFRLFKLEAQFIFTGTSRHTDKDFRSYLQYLEYLNQNRPAPNAYELFAKGYEDYLQSPLQPLMDNLESQTYEVFEKDPIKYSQYQQAVYKCLLDRVPEDEKDTNVQVLMVLGAGRGPLVNASLRAARQADRKLKIYAVEKNPNAVITLENWRFEEWGEQVTVVSCDMREWAAPEKADIIVSELLGSFGDNELSPECLDGAQHFLKDDGVSIPSSYTSFLAPLSSSKLYNEVRNCRERDKDPECHFETPYVVRLHNFHQLAEPKACFTFKHPTTDMNNNRYQCLRFSVGCNTVLHGFAGYFETTLYKDVTLSIKPETHSPGMFSWFPILFPLKQPISIARDDDVTVRFWRCNNGKKVWYEWAVTEPSCSAIHNPAGRSYTIGL; this comes from the exons ATGGCGTCTGGCAGTACAGGGGGCAGGGTGTCCTGCGGGAGAGATTTGAATTGTGTGCCGGAGGTTTCCGACACGTTAGCGGTGGTCGCCAAACTCGG GTTCGACTTCCTGTGCATGCCCCTGTTCCACTCGAGGTTCAGGAGAGAGTTCGAGTTGGGACCCGCGAAGTCCCGAGCCGGTGCTCAGACCCGGTCCgacctgctgctgtgtggaaGAG ATTGGAATACTCTCATTGTTGGGAAGCTCTCTCAATGGATCGACGCAGATTCAGAAATCAAGACGGAACGCAGAAACTCGGAGGCG gCTCTGGCGCAGGAGCTAAACTTCTCAGCCTATCTGGGTCTGCCTGTGCTCATGATTCCTCTGAAGGGCCCTCATAATGCCAATCTAGCCCGTGTGCTCCTGAACCACATCCAAACTGGACACCACACCTCCAAT TTCTGGATTCGTGTCCCGCTGATGGCGTCTGAAGACATGCGGGAAGATCTGATTGAGAACGAACCGACCACTTGCACCGATGACACAAGCGTGGATGAGAAGACCTGGAGCTG GTGGCACTCCCTCAGAACCCTTTGTGATTACAACAAGAGGATCTGTCTCG CCATTGAAGTTGCAGCAGACATGCCGTCAGATGCCGTCATAGATAAATGGCTCGGGGAACCCATCAAAGCTGCCATACTTCCCACCAGCATCTTCTTAACTAACAAGAAGGGCTTCCCCGTTCTGTCAAAAGCCCACCAGCGAATAATCTTCCGTCTTTTCAAG TTGGAGGCCCAGTTCATCTTCACAGGCACCAGTCGGCACACTGACAAGGACTTCCGATCCTACCTGCAGTACCTGGAATACCTCAACCAGAACCGGCCCGCACCCAACGCGTATGAGCTCTTTGCCAAGGGCTACGAAGACTACCTACAGTCTCCCCTCCAG CCCCTCATGGACAACCTGGAGTCTCAGACATATGAAGTGTTTGAGAAGGATCCTATTAAATATTCACAGTACCAACAA GCTGTGTATAAATGTCTTCTTGACAGAGTTCCAGAGGATGAGAAAGACACAAATGTCCA GGTGCTGATGGTTTTGGGAGCGGGGAGGGGTCCCCTGGTCAACGCGTCGCTGCGTGCTGCCAGACAGGCGGACAGGAAGCTGAAGATATACGCTGTGGAGAAAAATCCCAATGCTGTTATCAC GCTGGAGAATTGGCGCTTTGAGGAGTGGGGTGAACAGGTGACCGTGGTGTCGTGTGACATGCGGGAGTGGGCAGCACCTGAGAAAGCCGACATCATTGTCAGCGAGCTGCTTGGATCATTCGGTGACAATGAGCTCTCTCCTGAATGCTTAGATGGAGCGCAGCACTTCCTCAAAg ATGACGGAGTCAGCATCCCCTCTTCCTACACGTCCTTCCTggctcctctgtcctcctccaagCTGTACAACGAAGTACGGAACTGCCGGGAACGTGACAAGGACCCAGAGTGCCACTTTGAAACGCCCTACGTTGTTCGCCTCCACAACTTTCACCAGTTGGCTGAACCCAAAGCGTGCTTCACCTTCAAACACCCCACAACAG ACATGAACAATAACCGGTATCAGTGCCTCAGATTCTCAGTGGGTTGTAACACGGTGCTCCACGGCTTTGCCGGCTACTTTGAAACCACGCTGTACAAAGATGTCACACTCA GTATAAAACCAGAGACACATTCACCTGGAATGTTCTCCTGGTTCCCCATCCTCTTCCCCCTCAAA CAACCCATCTCCATAGCCCGGGATGATGACGTTACAGTGAGATTCTGGCGCTGCAACAATGGGAAGAAGGTGTGGTACGAATGGGCCGTGACCGAGCCCTCCTGCTCCGCCATCCACAACCCAGCAGGACGCTCCTACACCATCGgcctgtga
- the psmb5 gene encoding proteasome subunit beta type-5, with product MALASVLNSDCADFAFGSRQPSAYGCGPGESGLGFESAPGDELSFSVRNPLCAADEDGVERKIEFLHGTTTLAFKFQHGVIVAVDSRATAGSYIASQTVKKVIEINPYLLGTMAGGAADCSFWERLLARQCRIYELRNKERISVAAASKLLANMVYQYKGMGLSMGTMVCGWDKRGPGLYYVDSEGNRVCGDLFAVGSGSMYAYGVMDSGLRNDLSVEEACELGRRAIYQATYRDAYSGGQVNLYHVHSEGWTRVSQEDVLMLHQQYRDQA from the exons ATGGCTCTCGCTAGTGTGTTGAACAGTGATTGTGCGGATTTCGCCTTCGGTAGCCGTCAGCCTTCTGCGTATGGCTGTGGACCCGGAGAGAGCGGCCTGGGTTTTGAGTCCGCACCGGGAGACGAGCTCAGTTTCTCCGTTAGGAACCCGCTGTGTGCCGCGGACGAGGATGGCGTCGAGAGGAAAATAGAGTTTCTGCATGGAACCACCACCTTAGCCTTCAAA TTCCAGCATGGCGTCATTGTCGCGGTGGACTCTCGGGCCACAGCGGGCTCTTACATCGCATCGCAGACGGTGAAGAAGGTGATTGAGATCAACCCTTACCTGCTGGGCACCATGGCCGGAGGTGCTGCGGACTGTAGCTTCTGGGAGCGCCTGCTTGCCCGCCAGTGCCGCATCTACGAGCTCCGCAACAAGGAGCGCATATCAGTGGCAGCCGCCTCCAAGCTGCTTGCCAACATGGTGTACCAGTACAAGGGCATGGGACTCAGCATGGGAACCATGGTGTGTGGCTGGGACAAGAGAGGCCCAG ggCTGTACTACGTCGACTCGGAGGGGAACCGCGTGTGCGGAGACCTTTTCGCTGTGGGCTCTGGCTCCATGTACGCCTACGGTGTGATGGACAGTGGCCTGCGAAACGACCTGAGCGTGGAGGAGGCCTGCGAGTTGGGCCGCCGAGCCATCTACCAGGCCACATACCGCGACGCCTACAGCGGAGGGCAGGTCAATCTGTACCACGTCCACAGCGAGGGCTGGACCCGGGTCTCCCAGGAAGACGTGCTAATGCTGCACCAGCAGTACAGAGATCAGGCATAG